The Yersinia intermedia genome window below encodes:
- the potI gene encoding putrescine ABC transporter permease PotI, whose translation MNNLPEVRSVWRRVILVIGYTFLYAPMLMLVIYSFNSSKLVTVWAGWSTRWYTELFNDSAMISAVGLSLTIAAASATMAVVLGTIAAVVMVRFGRFRGSTGFAFMLTAPLVMPDVITGLSLLLLFVAMGHAIGWPAERGMFTIWLAHVTFCTAYVTVVISSRLRELDRSIEEAAMDLGATPLKVFFVITVPMIAPALISGWLLAFTLSLDDLVIASFVAGPGATTLPMLVFSSVRMGVNPEINALATLILLVVGIIGLIAWWFMSRSEKQRLRELRKAARS comes from the coding sequence ATGAATAACCTACCGGAAGTGCGGTCGGTCTGGCGTCGGGTGATCCTTGTCATCGGTTATACCTTCTTGTATGCGCCGATGTTGATGTTGGTTATCTACTCATTTAACAGTTCTAAACTGGTAACCGTATGGGCTGGGTGGTCAACTCGTTGGTATACCGAGCTATTTAATGATTCAGCGATGATATCTGCTGTTGGCCTGAGTCTGACTATTGCCGCTGCCTCCGCCACGATGGCGGTGGTTCTGGGGACGATAGCCGCCGTGGTCATGGTGCGTTTTGGCCGTTTTCGCGGTTCAACCGGTTTTGCTTTTATGCTGACAGCGCCGCTGGTGATGCCTGATGTGATTACCGGTTTATCATTGCTGCTACTGTTTGTTGCTATGGGGCATGCTATCGGCTGGCCAGCAGAGCGTGGCATGTTCACCATCTGGCTGGCGCACGTCACCTTCTGTACCGCTTATGTGACGGTAGTGATAAGTTCTCGCCTGCGTGAGTTGGACCGTTCTATTGAAGAAGCCGCCATGGATTTGGGAGCCACACCGCTGAAAGTGTTTTTCGTGATTACCGTGCCGATGATCGCACCGGCATTAATCTCCGGTTGGTTATTGGCCTTTACTTTATCGCTGGACGATTTAGTGATTGCCAGCTTTGTTGCCGGTCCTGGGGCGACGACGTTGCCGATGCTGGTCTTTTCTAGTGTGCGGATGGGGGTTAACCCAGAGATTAATGCCCTTGCCACACTTATCTTGCTGGTGGTTGGGATAATCGGTTTAATCGCGTGGTGGTTTATGTCCCGTTCGGAAAAGCAGCGGTTACGTGAATTACGAAAAGCTGCCCGTAGCTGA
- a CDS encoding YbjO family protein: MRKLFSSLAFSSSAFLSSATTPVPVLIAGITIIATRILGVLLLVATLGWRGVGEFISESLQSWDFGSIFFASVVLLLLEIVCGVAVCYRKNWARWCYLVCQIITIIYLLMVSLDWLYLDVFRVEGDTGSEILHSLLLQKIPDVVIIGLLFFPWHRYFAQSK; this comes from the coding sequence ATGAGAAAACTATTTTCATCTTTAGCATTTTCATCCTCTGCATTTTTATCTTCTGCAACAACGCCAGTACCGGTTCTCATCGCCGGTATTACCATTATTGCTACCCGTATCCTCGGTGTATTGCTATTGGTTGCTACTCTGGGGTGGAGGGGCGTCGGCGAATTTATCAGTGAAAGCCTGCAAAGCTGGGATTTTGGCTCGATCTTCTTCGCCAGTGTGGTGCTGTTGCTGTTAGAAATTGTCTGTGGCGTTGCGGTATGTTATCGCAAAAACTGGGCGCGTTGGTGCTATCTGGTGTGTCAGATTATCACTATTATTTATTTGCTAATGGTGTCACTGGACTGGTTGTATTTAGATGTTTTTCGGGTTGAGGGTGATACCGGCAGCGAAATTCTACATAGCCTGCTGTTACAGAAAATCCCGGATGTGGTGATTATCGGTTTGCTATTTTTCCCCTGGCACCGCTATTTCGCTCAGTCAAAATGA
- the rlmC gene encoding 23S rRNA (uracil(747)-C(5))-methyltransferase RlmC: MHCAQYTAGSCRSCQWLDKPYPQQLADKQHHLESLLASHAVAQWLAPVSGRENAFRNKAKMVVSGSVERPLLGMLHRDGTPVDLCDCPLYPASFAPVFAVLKTFIGRAGLTPYNVARKRGELKFLLLTESTYSGELMLRFVLRSETKLAQLRAALPWLQQQLPQLAVISANIQPVHMAILEGEQEVPLTEQQALPELFNQVPLFIRPQSFFQTNPQVAASLYATARQWVRQLGISSMWDLFCGVGGFGLHCASAETQLTGIEISAEAIACARQSAQQLGLQNVSFAALDSTCFATAETQVPQLVLVNPPRRGIGAELCDYLAQMAPEFILYSSCNAQTMAKDISLLADYRIERVQLFDMFPHTAHYEVLVLLTLRP, translated from the coding sequence ATGCATTGCGCACAGTATACGGCGGGTAGTTGCCGTTCCTGCCAGTGGCTGGATAAACCCTATCCACAACAACTGGCTGACAAACAACATCATCTGGAAAGTCTGTTAGCCAGTCACGCTGTGGCTCAGTGGCTAGCCCCGGTTTCCGGGCGTGAAAACGCTTTTCGTAATAAAGCGAAAATGGTGGTCAGTGGCAGCGTCGAGCGGCCACTATTGGGGATGTTGCATCGTGACGGTACCCCGGTCGATTTATGTGATTGCCCACTCTATCCGGCCAGTTTTGCGCCAGTTTTTGCCGTGTTGAAAACATTTATTGGCCGTGCTGGTCTCACACCCTATAACGTCGCACGCAAACGCGGCGAGCTTAAATTCCTGTTATTGACCGAAAGTACGTATAGCGGTGAGTTAATGCTGCGCTTTGTGTTGCGTTCTGAAACCAAGCTGGCGCAATTACGCGCAGCTCTGCCGTGGTTACAGCAGCAATTGCCTCAACTGGCTGTTATCTCGGCTAATATTCAGCCAGTGCATATGGCAATCTTAGAAGGGGAACAAGAAGTCCCGTTGACTGAACAGCAGGCGCTGCCCGAACTGTTTAATCAGGTGCCGCTGTTTATCCGCCCACAAAGTTTTTTCCAGACCAATCCTCAGGTTGCCGCTTCACTGTATGCCACGGCACGGCAATGGGTGCGGCAGTTAGGTATCAGCAGTATGTGGGATCTGTTCTGCGGCGTCGGCGGTTTTGGTTTGCATTGTGCCAGCGCCGAGACGCAACTCACCGGTATCGAAATCAGCGCGGAAGCTATCGCCTGCGCACGCCAATCGGCCCAGCAGTTAGGGTTACAGAATGTCAGTTTTGCCGCACTGGATTCTACCTGTTTCGCCACCGCAGAAACGCAAGTGCCGCAGTTGGTCTTGGTTAACCCACCACGGCGCGGTATTGGTGCTGAACTGTGTGACTATCTTGCTCAGATGGCGCCTGAATTCATACTCTATTCAAGCTGTAATGCACAGACAATGGCAAAAGATATCAGCCTGTTAGCCGATTACCGTATTGAGCGGGTGCAGTTGTTTGATATGTTTCCGCATACTGCTCATTACGAAGTCCTCGTATTGCTTACCCTGCGTCCTTGA
- the artJ gene encoding arginine ABC transporter substrate-binding protein — translation MKKLLLATLLSGMVFSATAAETIRFAASATYPPFESMDANNEIVGFDMDLAKALCKQMEAKCTFTNQAFDSLIPALKFKRYDAVISGMDITPERSKQVAFTQPYYANSAIVIAPKGKFSSFADLKGKKIGMENGTTHQKYLQDKHPEIQTVAYDSYQNAIIDLKNGRIDGVFGDTAVVNEWLKTNPNLASVGEHVTDPQYFGTGLGIAVRPDNTALLEKLNKAIDAVKADGTYKAINDKWFPN, via the coding sequence ATGAAAAAGTTACTATTGGCAACCCTGCTAAGTGGTATGGTTTTCAGCGCGACTGCCGCAGAAACTATTCGTTTTGCTGCCTCAGCCACCTATCCGCCATTTGAATCAATGGATGCCAATAACGAAATCGTCGGCTTCGATATGGACCTGGCAAAAGCGTTGTGTAAACAAATGGAGGCCAAATGTACCTTCACCAATCAGGCTTTTGATAGCCTCATCCCGGCGCTGAAATTCAAACGTTATGATGCCGTCATTTCCGGCATGGATATCACCCCTGAGCGTAGCAAGCAGGTCGCGTTCACCCAACCTTACTATGCAAACTCCGCCATTGTGATTGCACCAAAAGGTAAATTCAGTTCTTTTGCCGATCTGAAAGGCAAGAAAATCGGGATGGAAAATGGCACCACTCATCAGAAGTATTTGCAGGACAAACATCCTGAAATTCAGACCGTGGCTTATGACAGCTACCAGAATGCCATCATTGACCTGAAAAATGGCCGTATTGATGGGGTGTTTGGTGATACTGCGGTAGTGAATGAGTGGCTGAAAACCAACCCGAACCTGGCATCAGTTGGCGAACATGTGACCGACCCTCAATACTTTGGCACGGGCCTTGGTATTGCGGTACGCCCGGATAACACTGCATTGTTGGAGAAATTGAATAAAGCCATTGATGCCGTTAAAGCTGACGGAACATATAAAGCTATCAATGATAAGTGGTTCCCAAACTGA
- the attM gene encoding AttM family quorum-quenching N-acyl homoserine lactonase — translation MTDIRLYMFQTGSLKCKVHNIKMNQGGGADYEIPVPFFLLTHPDGHTLIDGGNAVETATDPKGYWGGITEVYWPVMREDEGCVAQLKKMGINPEDIRYVLQSHLHLDHTGAIGRFPNATHIVQRREYEYAFTPDWFAAGGYIRNDFDRPGLKWAFLEGENNDFYDIYGDGTLKTVFTPGHSPGHQSILVTLPNSGPMLLTIDAAYTTDHWEEKALPGFMSSAVETVRSVQKMRMLASRTSAQVVTGHDPDAWQTFRHAPEYYD, via the coding sequence ATGACCGATATTCGCTTGTATATGTTTCAAACTGGCTCGCTGAAGTGCAAAGTCCACAATATCAAAATGAATCAAGGAGGTGGAGCGGATTATGAAATCCCTGTCCCGTTCTTCCTGCTGACCCATCCTGATGGTCACACGCTGATTGATGGCGGGAATGCTGTCGAAACCGCCACTGATCCCAAAGGGTATTGGGGCGGGATTACCGAGGTTTATTGGCCGGTAATGCGTGAAGATGAGGGCTGTGTAGCGCAGCTTAAAAAAATGGGGATCAATCCCGAAGATATCCGGTATGTCTTGCAGTCGCACTTGCATCTTGATCATACCGGTGCGATTGGCCGATTCCCCAATGCGACACACATCGTTCAGCGCCGTGAGTACGAGTATGCCTTTACTCCTGACTGGTTTGCTGCGGGAGGCTATATCAGAAACGACTTTGACCGGCCGGGTCTGAAATGGGCGTTTCTGGAAGGCGAAAACAATGATTTTTATGATATCTATGGCGACGGTACGCTGAAAACAGTATTTACACCCGGCCATTCGCCTGGGCATCAGTCAATACTGGTCACCTTGCCCAACTCAGGTCCGATGCTACTGACTATTGATGCAGCATACACCACGGATCACTGGGAAGAAAAAGCTCTGCCAGGATTTATGTCCTCAGCCGTTGAGACGGTGCGTTCGGTGCAGAAGATGCGCATGTTGGCTAGCCGCACAAGTGCGCAAGTGGTGACAGGCCATGACCCGGATGCCTGGCAAACGTTCAGGCACGCGCCTGAATACTACGATTGA
- a CDS encoding iron-containing alcohol dehydrogenase, giving the protein MSNAMQPFEFRTVPSILVEWSGAQRLGEILSGRFTARKALIVTDGGLVKAGLLRPVEKSLRDYGFDVVVFDRVIADPPEAIVLDAARLAQDQHIDIVIGLGGGSSLDVAKLVAILAQSEQGLSGLYGIDNVQGERLPLVQIPTTAGTGSEVTNIAILTTGETTKMGVVARQLYCDLVLLDAELTVGLPATHTAATGIDAMVHAIESYTSKHKKNPISDALAREALRLIYKHLVTACRDGSNREAREAILLGATLAGQAFANSPVAAVHALAYPLGGHYHIPHGLSNALMLGAVLRYNAKAAALLYAELADVLNVGGEGDVQTRCNAFIDAMISIMDESGAPRRLRDVGVKEDTLALLASDAMKQTRLLTNNPVEVKEADALALYQEAF; this is encoded by the coding sequence ATGTCAAATGCTATGCAACCCTTTGAATTCAGAACAGTACCATCAATATTGGTGGAATGGTCAGGCGCACAACGCCTGGGCGAGATCCTGTCAGGCCGTTTTACCGCCCGTAAAGCACTGATCGTAACGGATGGAGGGCTGGTCAAAGCAGGCTTGTTGCGGCCTGTGGAAAAAAGTCTACGCGACTACGGTTTCGATGTGGTGGTTTTCGACCGGGTTATCGCTGACCCACCGGAAGCCATTGTCCTTGACGCCGCGCGTCTTGCACAGGATCAGCACATCGATATCGTGATTGGTCTTGGCGGCGGTTCTTCGCTAGATGTGGCAAAACTGGTGGCAATTCTGGCTCAGTCAGAACAGGGTCTCAGCGGGTTGTACGGTATTGATAATGTTCAGGGCGAACGATTACCTCTGGTGCAGATCCCAACAACCGCGGGTACGGGATCGGAGGTGACCAATATTGCGATCCTTACTACAGGTGAAACAACCAAGATGGGTGTAGTTGCTCGCCAGCTCTATTGTGATTTGGTTTTACTGGATGCGGAGTTAACCGTCGGATTACCTGCGACACACACCGCAGCAACGGGTATTGATGCGATGGTGCACGCAATTGAGTCATACACCAGTAAGCACAAAAAAAATCCGATATCCGATGCGTTGGCTCGAGAAGCATTACGCCTGATTTATAAACATCTGGTCACCGCCTGTCGTGACGGTTCGAACCGAGAGGCCCGCGAAGCCATTCTATTGGGCGCAACACTGGCCGGCCAGGCTTTCGCCAATTCGCCGGTCGCGGCGGTACATGCACTGGCCTATCCACTTGGCGGCCATTATCACATTCCCCACGGCCTCTCTAATGCACTGATGCTTGGAGCTGTATTGCGTTACAACGCTAAAGCTGCGGCACTGTTATATGCGGAACTGGCCGACGTACTCAATGTGGGCGGAGAAGGAGATGTACAGACGCGTTGCAACGCGTTTATTGATGCAATGATCAGCATCATGGATGAAAGCGGTGCGCCGAGACGTTTGCGCGACGTCGGGGTGAAAGAGGATACGCTGGCGTTGCTAGCCTCAGATGCGATGAAACAGACCCGTCTTCTGACCAATAATCCGGTCGAGGTAAAAGAGGCTGATGCTTTGGCGCTTTACCAGGAAGCTTTTTGA
- a CDS encoding NAD-dependent succinate-semialdehyde dehydrogenase, translated as MLDLRDPSLLKETCLLAGEWRSAADGATYPVTNPATDEIVANVPLLEQAAIEEAISAAQQAFLLWREKTAKERCVVLRRWFDLITENSADLAAIITAEQGKPLAESRGEVAYAASFIDWFAEEGKRSYGDVIPSPQADKRLVVLKQPVGVCAAITPWNFPAAMITRKAAPALAAGCVMIVKPAEQTPLTALALGELAIRAGIPAGVLQIVTGDAKIIGGELTKSDVVRKLSFTGSTPIGRLLMAQCAPTLKRVSLELGGNAPFIVFDDADIEAAVDGAVQSKFRNAGQTCVCTNRFLVQSGIYDRFAQRLVERVRGLTVGNGVNEGVQVGPLIDEDAVAKVESHIQDAKNKGGEILVGGNRHVSGGLFVEPTVIVNVTRNMLIAREETFGPVAPLFRFDTEEEAVAMANDTEFGLAAYFFTENSKRMWRVAEALEYGMVGHNTGLISNEVAPFGGMKQSGIGREGSKYGIDEYLEIKYFCTSVG; from the coding sequence ATGCTCGATTTACGCGATCCATCGTTGTTAAAGGAAACCTGCCTGCTCGCCGGAGAATGGCGTTCTGCCGCTGACGGCGCAACATATCCAGTCACGAACCCAGCCACTGACGAGATAGTAGCCAATGTTCCCCTGCTTGAACAGGCCGCTATCGAAGAAGCTATCTCCGCCGCGCAGCAAGCTTTTTTACTCTGGCGTGAGAAAACCGCCAAAGAGCGCTGCGTGGTATTGCGTCGTTGGTTTGATCTTATCACTGAAAACAGTGCTGATCTTGCCGCCATCATAACTGCTGAGCAAGGTAAACCCCTCGCAGAATCCCGTGGGGAAGTGGCGTATGCCGCGTCATTTATTGACTGGTTTGCCGAAGAGGGCAAACGTAGTTACGGCGACGTGATCCCCTCGCCACAAGCCGATAAGCGACTGGTGGTACTAAAACAACCAGTTGGCGTTTGCGCAGCAATTACCCCTTGGAATTTCCCTGCGGCGATGATCACCCGTAAAGCCGCGCCTGCGCTGGCTGCGGGCTGCGTAATGATCGTCAAACCAGCAGAACAAACCCCCTTGACCGCATTAGCGTTAGGCGAACTGGCAATACGTGCGGGGATCCCGGCGGGTGTTCTGCAAATCGTCACGGGCGATGCAAAAATCATTGGCGGCGAGTTGACGAAAAGCGATGTGGTCAGAAAACTCTCGTTCACCGGTTCAACGCCGATTGGGCGCTTGTTGATGGCACAATGCGCGCCAACGCTGAAACGTGTGTCGCTGGAACTGGGGGGTAACGCGCCATTTATCGTCTTTGATGATGCGGATATTGAAGCCGCAGTTGACGGTGCAGTGCAATCCAAGTTCCGCAATGCCGGTCAAACCTGTGTATGTACCAACCGTTTTCTGGTGCAGTCCGGTATCTACGACCGGTTTGCACAGCGCCTGGTGGAGCGTGTCAGAGGCTTGACTGTAGGTAACGGCGTTAATGAAGGTGTTCAGGTTGGCCCGCTGATTGACGAAGATGCGGTGGCTAAAGTCGAGAGCCACATTCAGGATGCAAAAAATAAAGGGGGGGAGATATTAGTAGGCGGCAATCGGCATGTCTCCGGTGGGCTGTTTGTTGAGCCAACGGTGATTGTCAACGTCACTCGTAACATGCTTATTGCGCGGGAAGAGACTTTCGGCCCGGTTGCGCCGCTGTTCCGTTTTGATACAGAAGAAGAGGCGGTGGCAATGGCCAATGACACTGAATTCGGTCTGGCAGCTTATTTCTTTACCGAAAACAGCAAAAGAATGTGGCGGGTCGCGGAGGCGCTGGAGTACGGCATGGTGGGTCATAACACCGGACTTATCTCCAACGAAGTCGCGCCATTTGGAGGAATGAAGCAGTCAGGGATCGGCAGAGAAGGCTCAAAATACGGTATCGACGAATACCTTGAGATCAAATATTTCTGCACATCGGTAGGGTGA
- a CDS encoding IclR family transcriptional regulator, translating into MSKNTETETSGNSAPALRRAILILDAVSEHPTPPTFTEIVTILGLPKSSAHGLCAALVDLGMLIRTDAGTYRVGGRVMNWANAFLGQTDLVEEFQRLLQERRELSDFTVTMTVLDGQQVVYVACSNSKAALGFTFRIGMRLPVPFTATGKAILSTFNDEDIRRRFETGWPQLLTAHSVASLPALLQELTLVRQRGYSVDDGQIREGMFCIGAPVYDFSGQVVAGLAVSMLEQEATESTIETIGSKLVDIAASLSARLGNRRV; encoded by the coding sequence ATGTCGAAAAATACAGAGACAGAGACGTCCGGGAACAGTGCGCCTGCATTACGCCGCGCCATTCTGATTCTAGATGCAGTAAGCGAGCATCCTACTCCCCCGACTTTTACTGAGATCGTGACAATACTCGGTCTGCCTAAAAGCTCTGCACATGGCCTATGTGCCGCGCTGGTGGATTTGGGGATGTTAATTCGTACCGACGCTGGAACCTATCGAGTTGGGGGGCGGGTGATGAATTGGGCTAACGCCTTTCTTGGCCAGACCGATCTGGTCGAGGAATTCCAGCGACTCCTGCAAGAACGGCGTGAACTGAGTGATTTCACTGTCACCATGACGGTATTAGATGGTCAGCAGGTGGTTTATGTTGCCTGTTCCAACAGCAAGGCCGCGTTGGGGTTTACATTTCGGATTGGAATGCGTCTCCCCGTGCCCTTTACGGCAACGGGCAAAGCGATTCTCAGTACTTTTAATGATGAGGATATCCGCCGCCGCTTTGAAACTGGCTGGCCTCAGTTGCTCACGGCTCACAGCGTGGCGTCACTCCCGGCACTTTTACAGGAATTAACACTCGTCCGCCAACGAGGCTACTCGGTAGATGATGGGCAGATCCGTGAAGGGATGTTTTGTATTGGAGCCCCAGTATATGATTTTTCAGGTCAAGTGGTGGCTGGTCTGGCCGTGAGTATGTTAGAACAAGAAGCGACAGAATCAACCATCGAGACTATCGGCAGTAAACTGGTGGATATTGCCGCTTCCCTTTCGGCCAGATTGGGGAATCGTCGCGTTTAA
- the artM gene encoding arginine ABC transporter permease ArtM, with the protein MLEYLPEILKGLHTSLTLTIASLLVALVLSLLFTIVLTLKTPIITPLVKIYITLFTGTPLLVQIFLIYYGPGQFPAIREYPWLWSLLSQPWLCAMIALALNSAAYTTQLFYGAVRAIPAGQWQSCEALGMSKPQSLRILLPFAFKRALSSYSNEVVLVFKSTSLAYTITLMEVMGYSQLMYGRTYDVMVFGAAGIVYLCVNGLLTLLMRLVERRALAFERRN; encoded by the coding sequence ATGCTGGAATATTTACCTGAGATCCTTAAAGGGCTGCATACCAGCCTGACGTTGACGATTGCATCGCTATTGGTGGCACTGGTGTTGTCACTGCTGTTTACCATTGTGTTAACGCTAAAAACACCCATTATCACGCCACTGGTTAAAATTTATATCACACTGTTCACCGGCACCCCGCTGCTGGTGCAAATCTTTTTGATCTATTACGGCCCAGGCCAATTCCCTGCTATCCGTGAATATCCGTGGTTATGGAGTTTGTTGTCGCAACCTTGGTTGTGCGCAATGATTGCGTTGGCATTGAACAGTGCGGCCTATACCACGCAACTGTTCTACGGTGCAGTTAGGGCAATTCCAGCGGGTCAGTGGCAATCCTGCGAAGCATTGGGGATGTCAAAACCCCAGTCGCTACGCATCCTACTGCCATTCGCCTTTAAGCGCGCATTATCATCCTATTCCAACGAAGTGGTCTTGGTATTTAAAAGTACCTCACTGGCTTATACCATCACATTGATGGAAGTTATGGGCTATAGCCAACTGATGTATGGCCGTACCTATGACGTGATGGTGTTTGGTGCCGCCGGGATTGTCTATCTGTGCGTGAATGGTTTGCTGACGTTGCTGATGCGGTTGGTAGAACGCAGAGCGCTGGCGTTTGAGCGGCGGAATTAA
- the artQ gene encoding arginine ABC transporter permease ArtQ, producing MNEFQPLASAAGMTVGLAVCALALGLVLAMLFAVCESSRVKVVSYLTTGWVTILRGLPEILVVLFIYFGSSQLLMMLSDGFTLNLYLFELPIKLNIDNFEVSPFLCGVIALALLYSAYASQTLRGALKAVPIGQWESGQALGLSQAAIFFRLIMPQMWRHALPGLGNQWLVLLKDTALVSLISVNDLMLQTKSIATRTQEPFTWYVIAAAIYLVVTLLSQYVLKWIELRTTRFERSPS from the coding sequence ATGAATGAATTTCAACCTTTAGCAAGCGCCGCCGGTATGACCGTCGGCCTTGCCGTTTGTGCACTGGCCCTCGGTCTGGTTCTGGCGATGCTGTTTGCCGTCTGTGAATCATCACGGGTGAAAGTGGTCAGCTACCTGACTACCGGCTGGGTCACCATTTTGCGCGGGCTACCGGAGATTCTGGTGGTTCTGTTTATCTATTTCGGTTCCTCCCAATTGCTGATGATGCTGTCAGACGGTTTTACCCTGAATCTTTATCTGTTTGAGCTACCCATTAAGCTCAATATCGATAATTTTGAGGTGAGTCCGTTCTTGTGTGGCGTTATCGCACTCGCCCTGCTCTATTCTGCTTACGCCTCGCAAACCTTACGCGGTGCGCTGAAAGCAGTACCTATTGGGCAGTGGGAATCCGGTCAGGCATTGGGTTTGAGTCAGGCGGCCATCTTCTTCCGTTTGATCATGCCGCAGATGTGGCGTCATGCCTTGCCAGGCTTGGGCAATCAATGGTTGGTGCTGCTGAAAGATACGGCGTTGGTGTCGCTTATCAGCGTTAATGACCTGATGCTACAAACCAAAAGTATTGCGACCCGGACTCAGGAACCTTTCACTTGGTATGTGATTGCCGCGGCAATCTATCTGGTGGTGACTCTGTTGAGCCAGTATGTGCTCAAATGGATTGAACTCCGTACCACTCGTTTTGAACGGAGCCCATCCTGA
- the artJ gene encoding arginine ABC transporter substrate-binding protein — protein sequence MKKLIIAAVLASISLSASAAETIRFAAEATYPPFEFIDANNKMQGFDIDLANALCKEMQAECTFTNQAFDSLIPSLKFKRFDAVISGMDITPERQKQVAFTKPYYDNSALFIAEKGKVADLAALKGKRVGMQNGSTHQKYLMEKHPEITAVPYDSYQNAILDLKNGRLDAVFGDTAVVNEWLKQNNQLAAVGDKVTDADYFGTGLGIAVRQNNTELQGKLDAALAKVKADGTYQTIYKKWFQQ from the coding sequence ATGAAAAAACTAATAATTGCGGCTGTCCTTGCCAGTATCAGTCTGTCTGCTTCTGCTGCGGAAACGATCCGTTTCGCTGCTGAAGCAACTTACCCGCCATTCGAATTTATTGATGCTAATAATAAAATGCAGGGCTTTGATATCGATCTGGCTAATGCGCTGTGTAAAGAGATGCAAGCCGAATGTACCTTTACTAACCAAGCCTTTGACAGCTTGATCCCTAGCCTGAAATTCAAACGTTTTGATGCGGTTATTTCAGGTATGGATATTACGCCTGAGCGCCAAAAACAAGTGGCCTTTACTAAACCTTATTACGATAACTCCGCACTGTTTATCGCTGAGAAAGGTAAAGTGGCTGATTTGGCTGCCCTGAAAGGTAAACGAGTCGGGATGCAGAACGGTTCTACCCATCAGAAATACCTGATGGAAAAACACCCTGAAATTACCGCCGTACCTTATGACAGCTATCAGAATGCTATTCTTGATTTAAAAAATGGCCGTCTGGACGCAGTATTTGGTGACACCGCGGTTGTCAACGAGTGGCTGAAGCAGAATAACCAACTGGCTGCAGTGGGCGACAAAGTGACTGACGCTGACTATTTCGGTACCGGTTTAGGTATTGCGGTGCGTCAGAACAACACCGAGTTACAGGGTAAGTTAGATGCTGCACTGGCAAAAGTTAAAGCAGATGGCACCTATCAGACAATTTATAAAAAATGGTTCCAGCAGTAA
- the artP gene encoding arginine ABC transporter ATP-binding protein ArtP, translating to MSIQLNGINCYYGVHQALFDITLDCPAGETLVLLGPSGAGKSSLLRVLNLLEMPRSGTLQIAGNHFDFTQAPGAKAIRELRQNVGMVFQQYNLWPHLSVVQNLIEAPCRVLGLSKDEAMARAQKLLSRLRLTDFADRFPLHLSGGQQQRVAIARALMMEPQVLLFDEPTAALDPEITAQIVSIIRELAGTGITQVIVTHEVEVARKTASRVVYMENGHVVEQGDASHFTQPTTEAFASYLSH from the coding sequence ATGAGTATTCAACTTAACGGAATTAACTGTTATTACGGCGTACATCAGGCGCTGTTCGACATTACATTAGACTGCCCGGCAGGCGAAACCTTGGTGCTATTAGGGCCAAGCGGTGCCGGTAAAAGCTCATTACTGCGCGTACTCAATCTGTTGGAAATGCCCCGTTCAGGGACTTTGCAGATCGCCGGTAATCACTTCGACTTTACTCAGGCTCCCGGTGCAAAAGCGATTCGCGAATTGCGCCAGAATGTGGGTATGGTCTTTCAGCAATATAATCTTTGGCCACATCTGTCAGTGGTACAAAACCTGATTGAAGCCCCTTGTCGTGTGCTGGGTCTATCAAAAGATGAAGCCATGGCGCGTGCGCAGAAGCTGCTGTCACGTTTGCGTTTGACTGATTTTGCTGACCGCTTCCCCCTGCACCTTTCTGGTGGTCAACAACAGCGAGTGGCGATTGCCCGCGCGTTGATGATGGAGCCGCAGGTTTTGCTGTTTGACGAACCTACAGCAGCACTTGATCCAGAGATTACTGCACAAATCGTCAGTATCATCCGTGAATTGGCCGGTACCGGTATCACTCAAGTGATTGTTACCCATGAGGTTGAAGTGGCCCGCAAAACGGCCAGCCGTGTGGTTTACATGGAAAACGGTCATGTGGTGGAACAAGGCGATGCCAGCCACTTTACACAACCAACAACCGAAGCTTTTGCCAGCTATCTGTCACATTGA